One genomic window of Desulfuromonas sp. AOP6 includes the following:
- a CDS encoding cation acetate symporter: MLAEHLKLAPALLLFAVLALFIIVGLASRTAKGEYYLVSGRSVGSVGIGAAIASNWMSAASILGIAGIFYLQGYFAFAYVIGWTGGYVLLLILMGGQIRRFGKYTAPEFVEARYESPIARVLSASIAILISLVYCVAQYKGVGLVFSWIFGLDYIPSLLFGTAVVISYLVLSGTLGALRNQRFHYTVLILCFILPLVLVARKMGFFWLVPQVGYGEALQEIAFHADNAGTAPWLHGTPYQWIALCFTLMVGTAGLPHVLSRFYTVPNIRDARWSVMWGLVFIGLLYWSAPAYATFAKLWELRHGLVTDPATAKAIADIIVIKAAEWAGLPVWITGIVALAAILAAFSTITGLLITGAGAFSYDIYYQLINPRATERQRMIVAKITTLVLAMLVLIVAANPPGLIAEITAVAFALAGNTLFPIFLLGIWWDRTNKQGAIAGMLLGLVVTFIPLLLGPWLPWLTAILPPTGSALIGAPLVILVTIGVSLLTPPPPDRIRRFLLEKVHTP; the protein is encoded by the coding sequence ATGCTCGCTGAACACCTGAAACTGGCGCCGGCGCTGCTTCTTTTCGCCGTTCTGGCTCTCTTCATTATCGTCGGGCTGGCCAGCCGGACCGCCAAGGGCGAATACTATCTGGTCTCCGGTCGTTCCGTCGGTAGCGTCGGCATCGGAGCCGCCATTGCCTCCAACTGGATGAGCGCCGCCTCCATACTCGGCATCGCCGGCATCTTCTACCTGCAGGGCTATTTCGCCTTTGCTTACGTTATCGGCTGGACCGGCGGCTACGTCCTTCTGCTCATCCTCATGGGCGGCCAGATTCGGCGCTTCGGCAAATATACCGCGCCGGAATTCGTGGAAGCCCGCTACGAATCACCCATTGCGCGTGTACTGTCGGCCAGTATCGCCATCCTCATCTCCCTGGTCTATTGCGTGGCTCAGTACAAGGGGGTGGGACTGGTCTTTTCCTGGATTTTCGGACTGGATTACATCCCCAGCCTCCTCTTTGGCACCGCGGTGGTGATCTCCTACCTGGTTCTGTCCGGCACCCTCGGCGCCCTGCGCAACCAACGTTTTCACTACACCGTGCTTATTCTCTGCTTCATCCTCCCACTGGTGCTGGTAGCCCGCAAAATGGGTTTTTTCTGGCTGGTTCCCCAGGTCGGCTATGGTGAAGCCCTGCAGGAAATCGCCTTTCATGCCGACAACGCCGGTACGGCGCCCTGGCTGCATGGCACCCCCTACCAGTGGATCGCCCTCTGCTTCACTCTCATGGTCGGTACCGCCGGCCTCCCCCACGTGCTGTCCCGCTTCTATACCGTTCCCAATATCCGGGATGCACGCTGGAGCGTCATGTGGGGGCTGGTCTTTATCGGGCTGCTCTACTGGAGCGCCCCCGCCTACGCCACCTTCGCCAAACTCTGGGAACTGCGTCATGGACTGGTCACCGATCCGGCCACCGCCAAGGCCATCGCTGACATCATCGTCATCAAGGCGGCCGAGTGGGCCGGCCTGCCGGTCTGGATCACCGGTATTGTGGCTCTGGCGGCCATTCTCGCCGCTTTCTCCACCATTACCGGCCTGCTGATCACCGGCGCCGGCGCCTTTTCTTACGACATCTACTACCAGCTCATCAACCCCAGGGCTACCGAGCGCCAGCGCATGATAGTCGCCAAAATCACCACCCTGGTTTTAGCCATGCTGGTCCTGATCGTCGCCGCCAACCCTCCCGGGCTCATCGCCGAAATCACCGCGGTGGCCTTCGCCCTGGCCGGCAATACCCTCTTCCCCATCTTTCTGCTGGGCATCTGGTGGGACCGCACCAACAAACAGGGAGCCATTGCCGGCATGCTTTTGGGGCTGGTTGTTACTTTCATCCCTCTGCTTCTCGGCCCCTGGTTGCCCTGGCTGACCGCCATTCTGCCACCGACCGGTTCGGCCCTGATCGGAGCGCCGCTGGTCATTCTCGTCACGATTGGCGTCTCGCTGCTCACACCGCCGCCACCTGACCGCATCCGCCGTTTCCTTCTGGAAAAGGTGCATACCCCCTGA
- a CDS encoding DUF4212 domain-containing protein, whose protein sequence is MTQDPSSQGQSSSQGRVNFFRPLPGFMRKKVHYIWILLASWAVFTFGFQFILVLLQEGPAGCSQLTTTRFLGFPFHYWFSGQFLILWFILLCLLYNLFVDKLTNEYRKRK, encoded by the coding sequence GTGACACAGGATCCGAGTTCACAAGGACAGTCCAGCAGCCAGGGCAGGGTCAACTTTTTCCGTCCCCTCCCCGGCTTCATGCGCAAGAAGGTGCATTATATCTGGATACTTTTGGCCAGCTGGGCTGTATTTACCTTCGGCTTTCAATTCATTCTTGTACTCCTGCAGGAAGGTCCGGCCGGCTGCAGCCAGCTGACGACGACACGCTTTCTCGGATTCCCCTTTCATTACTGGTTTTCCGGTCAGTTTCTCATCCTCTGGTTCATTCTGCTCTGCCTGCTCTACAACCTCTTCGTTGACAAACTGACCAACGAGTACCGGAAGCGCAAATAA
- a CDS encoding c-type cytochrome, producing MKNITPIMPGFALLAGLLLLPCQAGADEGIARRLINAQGCKGCHSLEGSGGNRGPALDAVGRRLDASQIERQLLNPKANNPDSIMPSMTHLSADDLRALVAFLSSRK from the coding sequence ATGAAAAACATCACCCCCATAATGCCCGGGTTCGCCCTTTTGGCGGGACTGCTCCTGCTACCCTGCCAGGCGGGGGCTGACGAGGGCATCGCCCGCCGACTTATCAATGCCCAGGGCTGCAAGGGCTGTCATAGTCTGGAAGGGAGCGGCGGCAACAGGGGACCCGCCCTCGATGCGGTAGGCAGACGCCTTGACGCCAGCCAGATCGAGAGACAACTCCTCAACCCCAAAGCAAACAACCCCGACTCCATCATGCCGAGCATGACGCATCTCTCGGCGGACGATCTCAGAGCCCTGGTCGCCTTCCTGTCCAGCCGGAAATAA
- a CDS encoding alpha/beta fold hydrolase, translating into MPAEPKPQSPKHHEDAAPFLLRPSTPRGAGILLVHGFSATPQEMRLFGEALCDQGYTVLAILLPGHGTSPQDLATKRYEDWLEATEAGYRELKQEESQIFGLGLSTGALLLLALAARVEVAGLVLLSPYLKLRHRFASSAWLLRHFKPYHHRPLAPEAALRYYERRPLNGVHQIHRLIGHLRPLLMKITTPTLAINGSGDQTIRVESGQSLLMSLGSRHKEYHLYGPEVPHVLCTEENPRWRSVLALSLQFLEGRQNDSAPAPADGHREP; encoded by the coding sequence ATGCCGGCCGAACCAAAACCGCAGAGTCCAAAGCATCACGAGGACGCGGCCCCATTTTTACTGCGGCCGTCCACGCCGCGAGGGGCCGGCATACTCCTGGTGCACGGCTTTTCCGCCACACCACAGGAAATGCGGCTTTTCGGCGAAGCTCTCTGCGACCAGGGCTATACGGTATTGGCAATACTGCTGCCGGGCCATGGCACCTCACCGCAGGATCTGGCGACCAAACGCTACGAGGACTGGCTGGAGGCCACTGAGGCGGGATACCGGGAATTAAAACAGGAGGAGTCCCAGATTTTCGGGTTGGGCCTGAGCACGGGAGCCCTGTTGCTGCTGGCACTGGCTGCCCGGGTGGAAGTGGCGGGTCTCGTTCTGCTCTCGCCCTACCTCAAGCTCCGACACCGCTTCGCCAGCAGTGCCTGGCTGCTCCGGCATTTCAAGCCTTACCATCACCGGCCTCTTGCCCCCGAAGCGGCTCTGCGCTATTACGAAAGGCGGCCTCTCAATGGCGTCCACCAGATCCATCGCCTGATAGGCCACCTTCGTCCCCTGCTCATGAAGATAACTACCCCGACCCTGGCGATCAACGGTAGCGGGGATCAGACAATACGGGTTGAGAGCGGACAGTCTCTCTTGATGAGCCTGGGCAGTCGCCACAAAGAATATCACCTGTACGGACCGGAGGTTCCCCATGTACTGTGTACGGAAGAGAACCCGAGATGGCGCTCGGTTCTCGCCCTCAGCCTGCAGTTTCTGGAGGGCCGGCAGAACGATTCCGCGCCAGCTCCAGCAGACGGCCATAGAGAGCCCTGA
- a CDS encoding sugar phosphate isomerase/epimerase, which translates to MKLILSAGSLYTLPLPKVFEIARDTGFDGMEVIISYDFQYQDSLALIRDLQQILPVASLHAPFFDLDGWGNKIDQLFRTTTLAMEAGIPLINFHPPSWMGLEFKFWRWLNKVKDFQEEIGQHQVIITMENMPCTGAFKTNPYILGQTEKMIRFMQEKNLYLTFDTAHMGSSKANFLHDFHLFYDSGKMRNIHFSDYGYGREHLLPGHGVLPLTRFLNHLRQTAYNDALTLELSPHEFPEEEVLIRESMAQIYEYLCKETRFNPPDGSYCPLAERRRQNDMALGAEKEKNDWAGGDRRADGQPMRQGDGE; encoded by the coding sequence ATGAAGCTCATACTTTCAGCGGGCAGCCTCTATACCCTGCCCCTTCCAAAGGTTTTTGAAATCGCCCGGGATACAGGCTTTGATGGCATGGAAGTGATCATCAGCTATGACTTCCAGTACCAGGACAGCCTCGCTCTCATCCGGGATCTGCAGCAGATCCTTCCGGTGGCCTCGCTCCATGCGCCCTTTTTCGACCTGGACGGCTGGGGGAACAAAATTGATCAGCTTTTCCGCACCACCACCCTCGCCATGGAGGCGGGCATTCCTCTGATCAATTTCCACCCTCCTTCCTGGATGGGGCTGGAATTCAAATTCTGGCGCTGGCTCAACAAGGTCAAGGATTTCCAGGAAGAGATCGGCCAGCATCAGGTGATTATCACCATGGAAAACATGCCCTGTACCGGCGCCTTCAAAACCAACCCCTACATTCTCGGGCAGACGGAAAAAATGATCCGCTTCATGCAGGAGAAAAACCTCTATTTGACCTTCGATACCGCCCACATGGGATCGTCAAAGGCCAACTTCCTGCACGACTTCCACCTCTTTTACGATTCCGGCAAAATGCGCAACATCCACTTCTCCGACTATGGTTATGGCCGCGAGCATCTTCTCCCCGGTCATGGCGTCCTCCCGCTGACCCGCTTCCTGAATCACCTGCGGCAGACCGCCTATAACGATGCCCTCACCCTGGAACTCTCTCCCCACGAATTCCCCGAGGAAGAAGTCCTTATCCGCGAAAGCATGGCCCAAATCTACGAATACCTCTGCAAGGAGACCCGCTTCAACCCGCCAGACGGATCCTATTGCCCGCTGGCGGAGCGTAGGCGCCAAAACGACATGGCGCTCGGCGCGGAAAAGGAGAAAAATGATTGGGCAGGAGGGGACAGACGTGCAGACGGACAGCCGATGAGACAGGGAGATGGGGAGTAG
- a CDS encoding universal stress protein, which yields MLNLSKKILVAIDGSPQSDKAAEEAVRLAMASGSRFKSKVYAILALPGMRNPSFTDFFPSLPATERPDWEEKRQRIFYVVEKAAAEADIPLTSEVVYGDAAEEILSYADQQEVDVIVIGSSGSGRVKRTLMGSVSTKVAMHARCSVYIVR from the coding sequence ATGTTGAATCTCAGCAAAAAAATACTTGTCGCTATTGATGGTTCGCCTCAGTCGGACAAGGCGGCCGAAGAGGCCGTGCGTCTGGCCATGGCTTCAGGTTCCCGCTTTAAAAGCAAAGTATATGCCATCCTGGCGCTCCCCGGCATGCGAAACCCTTCTTTTACGGATTTTTTCCCCTCTCTGCCCGCGACAGAGCGCCCTGACTGGGAGGAGAAACGCCAGCGTATTTTCTATGTGGTGGAAAAAGCGGCGGCCGAGGCGGATATTCCTTTGACCAGTGAAGTGGTTTATGGTGATGCCGCCGAGGAGATTCTGTCATATGCCGACCAGCAGGAGGTCGATGTCATCGTCATCGGTTCGTCCGGTTCGGGGCGGGTCAAGCGTACGCTGATGGGCAGCGTCTCCACCAAGGTCGCCATGCACGCCCGCTGCTCCGTCTATATTGTGAGATAG
- the aroF gene encoding 3-deoxy-7-phosphoheptulonate synthase gives MLIVMDHSATDQQIAAVKKAIEAMGLRAEPIPGSLRTAIGVLGNQGYVDDTSIRELPGVRETIHVSKPYKMVSRDFHPVSTVVRVGDIAIGDGHPPVMIAGPCSIETEEQMLAAAQLVKAAGAHILRGGAFKPRTGPHSFQGLGVDGLKYLRQAGDAAGLPVITEVMRIEQLEPVCRYADVLQIGARNMQNFDLLKEVGKLTCPVLLKRGMSATLEEFLAAAEYIVAEGNDQVILCERGIRTFERATRNTLDLSVIPLIREMSHLPIIVDPSHATGKRSLVPVMAKAALVAGAHGLMIEVHPEPEKALCDGAQSLNGPGFGQLMEEIRRLQQYLDA, from the coding sequence ATGCTTATCGTCATGGACCACAGTGCCACGGACCAACAGATAGCCGCCGTTAAAAAAGCCATCGAGGCGATGGGGCTGCGGGCCGAACCCATTCCGGGCAGTTTGCGTACGGCGATCGGCGTGCTGGGGAACCAGGGGTACGTGGACGACACTTCCATTCGCGAACTCCCCGGCGTCCGCGAAACCATCCATGTCAGCAAGCCTTACAAGATGGTCTCCCGCGACTTTCATCCCGTCTCCACGGTCGTCAGGGTTGGCGACATCGCCATTGGTGACGGGCATCCACCCGTCATGATCGCCGGCCCCTGTTCCATCGAGACCGAAGAACAGATGCTGGCGGCGGCCCAGCTGGTCAAGGCTGCCGGCGCTCATATCCTGCGGGGCGGGGCCTTCAAGCCGCGCACCGGGCCCCACTCTTTTCAGGGGCTGGGCGTTGACGGGCTCAAATATCTGCGCCAGGCCGGGGATGCGGCCGGACTACCGGTCATCACCGAGGTCATGCGCATCGAACAGCTCGAACCCGTCTGCCGCTATGCCGATGTCCTGCAGATCGGTGCCCGCAACATGCAGAACTTTGACCTGCTCAAGGAGGTCGGCAAGCTCACCTGTCCCGTGCTGCTCAAGCGCGGCATGAGCGCCACCCTGGAAGAATTCCTTGCCGCCGCCGAGTATATCGTCGCCGAGGGGAACGATCAGGTCATCCTCTGCGAGCGCGGAATCCGTACCTTTGAAAGAGCCACGCGCAACACCCTTGACCTTTCCGTCATCCCCCTCATCAGGGAAATGAGCCACCTGCCCATCATCGTCGACCCCAGCCATGCCACGGGAAAACGCTCGCTGGTGCCGGTCATGGCCAAGGCCGCGCTGGTGGCCGGTGCCCACGGACTGATGATTGAGGTGCATCCAGAGCCGGAAAAAGCCCTGTGCGACGGCGCCCAGAGTCTCAACGGACCGGGCTTTGGCCAGTTGATGGAGGAAATCCGCCGCCTGCAGCAGTACCTCGACGCCTAG
- a CDS encoding FprA family A-type flavoprotein — protein sequence MSQGREICPGVYWTGVKNPDLQVFDELFPTRQGTTYNAYLVKGKDKTALIDTVKEEFSDEYFDILTSIIATEKIDLVVVNHTEPDHTGALEELVRRHPEIEIYCTRAADNFLKQLIDIPLKTHVVAEGDEIDLGGRTLRFILAPNLHWPDTMFTYLPEEEILFSCDAFGAHFCGDGLYDDEVGDFSGEYRFYFDTIMRPFKEKIREAVSKVASLPIRLVCPSHGPLRRQGAREAIDGYARMAAPPADEGLRALTLTLSPHGNTRTMAAAVRRGLEEFGVKVVELALYEAEEGEIRDELEQADALLVATPTINRDAPPPVWKALSLLSTVTPKGKVGGVFGSYGWSGEAVKQVEDRLTGLKYTLPEEGIHFRFKPTESDVQACQEFGRKIGRYLVDQSKAG from the coding sequence ATGAGTCAAGGACGAGAGATCTGCCCGGGCGTCTACTGGACCGGGGTGAAAAATCCTGACCTGCAGGTGTTCGACGAACTTTTTCCTACCCGCCAGGGGACGACCTACAACGCCTACCTGGTCAAGGGCAAGGACAAAACCGCCTTGATCGATACGGTAAAGGAAGAATTTTCGGACGAATATTTCGATATTCTCACCAGCATCATTGCCACCGAAAAGATCGACCTGGTGGTGGTCAACCATACCGAGCCCGATCACACCGGGGCACTGGAAGAGCTGGTGCGGCGCCATCCCGAGATTGAGATCTACTGCACCCGGGCCGCCGACAATTTTCTCAAGCAGCTCATCGATATTCCTCTCAAGACCCATGTGGTGGCCGAGGGGGACGAGATTGATCTGGGCGGGCGCACGCTGCGCTTCATTCTCGCTCCGAATCTGCACTGGCCCGACACCATGTTCACCTATCTGCCCGAAGAGGAAATTCTCTTCAGTTGCGATGCCTTTGGCGCTCACTTCTGTGGCGACGGCCTTTACGACGACGAGGTTGGGGATTTCTCCGGCGAATACCGCTTCTATTTCGACACCATCATGCGTCCCTTCAAGGAGAAGATCCGCGAGGCGGTCAGCAAGGTGGCCTCCCTGCCCATCCGTCTGGTCTGTCCGTCCCACGGCCCCTTACGCCGCCAGGGCGCTCGGGAGGCCATCGACGGCTATGCCCGCATGGCGGCACCCCCGGCAGATGAGGGTCTGCGGGCGCTGACCCTGACCCTTTCACCCCACGGCAACACCCGCACCATGGCTGCCGCGGTACGTCGCGGCCTGGAAGAGTTCGGGGTCAAGGTGGTGGAACTGGCTCTCTATGAGGCGGAGGAGGGCGAAATTCGCGATGAACTGGAGCAGGCCGACGCCCTGCTCGTGGCCACGCCGACCATCAACCGTGATGCGCCGCCGCCGGTGTGGAAGGCTCTCTCTCTGCTCTCGACGGTGACGCCGAAGGGCAAGGTTGGCGGTGTGTTTGGTTCCTACGGCTGGAGCGGCGAGGCGGTGAAGCAGGTGGAGGATCGCCTGACCGGCCTCAAATACACGCTGCCTGAAGAGGGTATTCATTTCCGTTTCAAGCCGACGGAGTCGGACGTACAGGCCTGTCAGGAGTTCGGCCGCAAAATCGGGCGCTATCTGGTCGATCAAAGCAAGGCCGGTTAA
- the truD gene encoding tRNA pseudouridine(13) synthase TruD: MARYLSASLEGTGGQIKESPEDFLVEEIPLYLPCGEGEHLYVEVEKTGLTTFDLIQKIAGALKIRSRDVGYAGLKDARATTRQRLSLQGVTPAQVESLQLPGIRILSCAWHRNKLRLGHLAGNRFTIRVRAVKPGALEKAEDILHVLKTVGVPNRFGQQRYGVLGNSHLIGRALLRKDYELACRLIIGDPQSITQERWREAAERFGRGDLDGTLTALPARFRDERNLVTTLLKGGAAREAVFTMPRNRLRLYLSAYQSSLFDRLVDMRLDTLDTLWAGDYACKHENGACFIVEDPAKEQPRADNLEISPSAPLYGYKVSLARGQAGILEEGLLVKEKLSLQDFRLSEGLGMEGERRPLRVPLGEYQVGVEDQDLRLSFSLPRGSYATSVLAEVMKSAEEQTGPISARPTEY, encoded by the coding sequence ATGGCTAGATATCTCAGCGCCTCCCTGGAAGGGACGGGAGGGCAGATCAAGGAGAGCCCCGAGGACTTCCTGGTGGAGGAGATCCCCCTCTATCTTCCCTGCGGCGAGGGCGAGCACCTGTACGTTGAAGTGGAAAAGACCGGTTTGACCACCTTTGATCTGATCCAGAAGATCGCCGGTGCCCTGAAGATACGCAGTCGTGATGTCGGTTACGCCGGCCTCAAAGACGCCCGGGCCACCACACGGCAGCGGTTGTCTCTGCAAGGAGTGACGCCGGCCCAGGTCGAAAGCCTGCAATTGCCGGGCATACGGATCCTGTCCTGCGCCTGGCACCGCAACAAACTGCGCCTGGGACATCTGGCGGGGAACCGCTTCACCATTCGTGTCCGCGCGGTCAAGCCGGGAGCGCTGGAGAAGGCCGAAGACATCCTGCACGTGCTCAAGACGGTCGGCGTCCCCAACCGCTTCGGCCAACAACGCTACGGCGTGCTGGGCAATTCGCACCTTATCGGCCGCGCGCTGCTGCGCAAGGACTACGAACTGGCCTGCCGATTGATCATCGGTGATCCGCAGAGCATCACCCAGGAACGCTGGCGCGAGGCGGCGGAACGCTTTGGGCGGGGCGACCTCGACGGTACCCTGACCGCGTTGCCGGCCCGCTTCCGTGATGAGCGCAACCTGGTGACCACATTGCTGAAGGGAGGCGCCGCCAGAGAAGCGGTGTTCACGATGCCCCGCAACCGCCTGCGCCTCTATCTGTCGGCTTACCAGTCCAGCCTCTTCGATCGCCTGGTCGATATGCGCCTCGACACCCTCGACACGCTCTGGGCCGGGGATTACGCCTGCAAACACGAAAACGGGGCCTGTTTTATTGTGGAGGACCCCGCTAAAGAACAGCCACGCGCAGACAACCTGGAGATCAGCCCCTCCGCCCCCCTCTACGGCTACAAGGTCTCCCTGGCCCGGGGACAGGCCGGCATCCTGGAGGAAGGCCTGTTGGTCAAGGAGAAGCTTTCCCTGCAGGACTTCCGTCTGTCGGAAGGTCTGGGCATGGAAGGGGAAAGGCGCCCCCTGCGTGTCCCCCTCGGGGAATACCAGGTCGGCGTGGAAGACCAGGATCTGCGGCTGTCCTTCAGCCTTCCCCGCGGCAGTTATGCGACCAGCGTTTTAGCCGAAGTCATGAAATCCGCGGAAGAGCAAACAGGGCCGATCTCAGCACGCCCAACGGAATATTGA
- a CDS encoding IclR family transcriptional regulator yields the protein MAKKEKSEYIIQAVSHALDLLEQFHGDVDELGVTELSKRLKLHKNNVFRLLATLESRGYIEQNKATENYRLGLNALELGQTFIKQMGLLRQAKPILEDIVNECNETAYVAIFKEGYIVYLDVVETNLTVRVVSRVGSRLPAHCTASGKVHLAYMSDEEIDSVLPNRELKAYTPTTYTDREVLKKDLKQIAEQGYSIDNEELDPGVRCLAAPIRDYTRRIVGAVSISGPSMRFSDERIEKELVPLVLRAGEDLSTRLGFHK from the coding sequence ATGGCCAAGAAAGAGAAGTCAGAATATATAATCCAGGCCGTCTCCCACGCCCTTGATCTGCTGGAGCAGTTCCATGGGGATGTGGACGAGCTCGGTGTCACCGAACTCAGCAAGAGGCTGAAGCTTCACAAGAACAACGTGTTCCGCCTGCTGGCCACGCTTGAATCCCGTGGATATATCGAGCAGAACAAGGCGACGGAAAACTACCGCCTCGGGCTCAACGCTCTGGAACTCGGACAGACCTTCATCAAACAGATGGGTCTGCTGCGCCAGGCCAAACCCATTCTGGAAGATATCGTCAACGAGTGCAACGAAACAGCCTATGTCGCCATCTTCAAGGAAGGCTACATTGTCTACCTGGACGTCGTTGAAACGAACCTCACCGTCAGAGTGGTGTCCCGGGTCGGCAGTCGTCTGCCGGCGCACTGCACGGCTTCCGGCAAAGTTCATCTGGCCTACATGTCAGACGAGGAGATCGACAGCGTTCTTCCCAACCGCGAACTCAAGGCCTATACCCCGACGACCTATACGGATCGCGAGGTCCTCAAAAAAGATCTGAAGCAGATTGCCGAGCAGGGCTATTCCATCGACAACGAGGAACTTGATCCCGGCGTGCGCTGCCTGGCCGCTCCCATCCGTGACTATACTCGCCGGATCGTCGGGGCCGTCAGCATCTCAGGTCCTTCCATGCGTTTTTCCGACGAACGGATTGAGAAGGAACTGGTCCCCCTTGTTCTCAGGGCCGGCGAAGACCTCTCCACCCGTCTCGGCTTTCACAAGTAG
- the trmB gene encoding tRNA (guanosine(46)-N7)-methyltransferase TrmB codes for MTQRVIEITSPSFLTEPMLAAAEDISSFFHNDHPLCLEIGCGIGDFITQLAARHPERNYLAIDIYNKGCYKTCKKVDQAGLKNVRVMRAEARYLLANFMRKESLEAIYINCPDPWPKKRHRSRRLLSEAFLQMALLYLRPGGELNFATDFQDYAEDVATTIAAMDGYANGQDEPLSTARPDYPVSKYMRRFLEQGLPIYFVHYFKRHDCTITDQDVRLAQGFRLSWEQVENG; via the coding sequence ATGACGCAGCGCGTAATCGAGATCACCTCCCCGTCCTTTCTCACTGAGCCGATGCTCGCGGCAGCGGAGGACATCTCTTCTTTTTTCCACAACGACCACCCCCTTTGCCTGGAAATCGGCTGTGGCATCGGCGATTTCATCACCCAGCTGGCCGCCCGCCACCCTGAGCGCAACTACCTGGCTATCGATATCTACAACAAGGGCTGCTACAAAACCTGTAAAAAAGTTGACCAGGCCGGCCTTAAGAACGTGCGCGTCATGCGGGCCGAGGCCCGCTACCTGTTGGCCAACTTCATGCGCAAAGAGAGTCTGGAGGCCATCTACATCAACTGCCCCGATCCCTGGCCCAAAAAGCGCCATCGTTCGCGGCGACTGCTAAGCGAAGCCTTTCTGCAGATGGCTCTACTCTATCTCCGCCCCGGCGGGGAACTGAACTTTGCCACCGACTTTCAGGATTATGCCGAGGATGTCGCCACGACCATCGCCGCGATGGACGGCTACGCCAACGGCCAGGACGAACCTCTGAGCACGGCGCGACCCGACTATCCCGTCTCCAAATACATGCGCCGCTTTCTTGAACAGGGACTTCCCATCTACTTTGTGCATTACTTCAAACGGCACGATTGCACCATCACCGACCAGGATGTGCGCCTGGCGCAGGGATTTCGCCTGAGCTGGGAGCAGGTGGAGAATGGCTAG
- a CDS encoding metallophosphoesterase gives MKRKRTPQSSSKGLSRRRFFQWAALGLGGVALGNAFLREPTALQVERVEIPLPKAPAGRQVRIVQLSDTHIQEFRPYSRRVAEAANALQPDIILLTGDYIEESRNLPGALAFLRLLQAPAGIFAVQGNWEYWARIEGEPLRRHFEKIGITLLINQRQDVEAGGMDLSFFGLDYPSRESDLMTLQKQVDSRRVNLLLSHVPAFNHEGLDGSIDLICCGHTHGGQVRLPFLSPLYLPRYTGGFVSGLYRVGPASTPLYVNRGIGTSLLPVRFLCRPEITLFDLVGKARG, from the coding sequence GTGAAGAGAAAAAGAACACCCCAAAGTTCGTCAAAAGGGCTGTCCCGCCGAAGGTTTTTTCAATGGGCGGCGCTGGGCCTGGGAGGAGTGGCCCTGGGCAACGCTTTTCTGCGCGAGCCAACGGCCCTGCAGGTCGAACGGGTGGAAATCCCCCTGCCCAAGGCACCCGCTGGCAGGCAGGTACGTATCGTCCAGCTCTCCGATACGCACATCCAAGAGTTCCGTCCTTACTCCCGCCGGGTGGCCGAGGCGGCCAACGCCCTGCAGCCGGATATCATCCTGCTCACTGGCGACTACATCGAAGAAAGTCGCAATCTGCCAGGGGCCCTGGCCTTTCTCCGACTCCTTCAGGCTCCTGCCGGGATCTTTGCCGTGCAGGGAAACTGGGAGTACTGGGCCCGCATTGAAGGAGAGCCCCTGCGCCGCCACTTCGAAAAGATCGGCATCACCCTGCTCATCAACCAGCGCCAGGATGTGGAAGCCGGCGGCATGGACCTGTCGTTTTTTGGCCTCGACTATCCTTCGCGAGAGAGTGATTTGATGACCTTGCAGAAACAGGTCGACTCCCGACGGGTAAACCTGCTCCTCTCCCATGTGCCGGCTTTCAATCACGAAGGGCTGGATGGCAGCATCGACCTGATCTGCTGCGGGCATACCCACGGCGGCCAGGTCCGTCTGCCGTTCCTCTCCCCCCTCTACCTCCCCCGCTACACAGGTGGCTTCGTCAGCGGCCTCTACCGCGTCGGCCCCGCCAGCACCCCCCTCTATGTCAATCGGGGCATCGGCACCAGCCTGCTTCCCGTCCGCTTTCTCTGTCGACCGGAAATCACCCTTTTTGACCTGGTCGGCAAGGCCAGGGGCTAG